Proteins encoded in a region of the Paenibacillus sp. E222 genome:
- a CDS encoding YeiH family protein — translation MILQTQLKFVKNINGVRNRGFLQGIGLTLLLSFIAKLLGYLPLLDIMGQLVIAILLGILYRAVRGVPLNAQSGISFSGKRLLRFGIILLGLKLNLLDIVHAGYKVFALAAINVIVTIFVVYGLSKWLKIDKRIGLLTACGTAICGAAAVVAIAPQIKAKDEETAVGAATVAILGTIFTLVYTLLYPVLGLSANGYGIFTGATLHEVAHVIAGAAPGGQTALDMAVIVKLTRVSMLVPIALIIGLWSGRQARGGEQKSSKGIRWRELPVPWFIFGFLAMSGLNTLGIIPQEMISGLLVVSYMLLAMAMAGLGLGVDIATFRRLGKKPFLAGLLGSMVLSILGFMLVRGFGLN, via the coding sequence ATGATTTTACAGACACAATTGAAATTCGTTAAAAACATAAACGGTGTTAGGAACAGGGGATTTCTGCAGGGGATCGGACTGACTTTACTGCTCTCGTTTATCGCCAAGCTGCTGGGTTATCTACCACTCTTAGATATTATGGGTCAACTGGTAATTGCAATTCTGCTAGGTATCCTATACCGGGCGGTGCGCGGCGTTCCACTGAACGCTCAATCAGGAATATCCTTTTCCGGAAAACGATTGCTAAGGTTCGGCATCATCCTGCTGGGTTTGAAACTAAACCTTCTGGATATTGTCCATGCAGGCTACAAAGTCTTTGCGCTAGCGGCAATCAATGTTATTGTTACGATTTTTGTTGTCTACGGACTCAGCAAGTGGTTAAAGATCGACAAACGAATAGGGCTGCTAACCGCTTGTGGAACAGCCATCTGCGGTGCAGCGGCAGTGGTCGCGATTGCGCCACAGATCAAGGCCAAAGATGAAGAAACAGCAGTAGGTGCGGCCACGGTGGCGATATTGGGCACAATCTTCACTCTAGTCTATACATTGCTATACCCGGTATTGGGTTTAAGTGCGAATGGATATGGCATATTCACAGGCGCCACGCTTCATGAAGTGGCACATGTCATTGCTGGGGCTGCACCTGGAGGGCAAACAGCACTGGATATGGCAGTCATCGTGAAACTAACTCGGGTCAGCATGCTGGTGCCCATTGCGTTGATCATCGGCTTGTGGAGTGGACGACAGGCGCGTGGGGGAGAGCAAAAATCATCTAAAGGAATCCGGTGGCGTGAATTGCCAGTACCCTGGTTCATTTTCGGTTTTCTGGCTATGAGTGGGTTAAACACGCTGGGTATTATTCCGCAAGAGATGATCTCAGGACTTCTGGTTGTCTCCTATATGCTGCTCGCGATGGCCATGGCTGGATTGGGGTTGGGTGTGGATATTGCAACCTTCCGTCGTCTGGGCAAGAAACCTTTTTTGGCAGGACTGCTGGGATCTATGGTGTTGTCCATTCTCGGATTCATGCTTGTTCGTGGCTTTGGCCTGAACTAG
- a CDS encoding LysR substrate-binding domain-containing protein, with protein MITDALKVFVTVVEQSHFSKAAELLNLSQPGVSLHIKNLENELGAKLLHRSPKQVSLTEAGTILYKHAKVIQARYDEARQEIQMLRDEVTGSIQIGASFTIGEYILPKKLAEFAAQYPQVNIQVTIGNTQEILSAVRGNQLDIGFVEGEAQASAELDVIPYMKDEMIVVAPSGHPLSGSVVVEQNMLQDQVWVLRESGSGTRAFSDHFMEETAIRPKRSYVFTSSQGVKEAVAAGLGIAMVSRWIVHKELATGEVEELRIRQLHLERSFSIIRLIEHSHSMALDVFLQKLLFVKKEG; from the coding sequence ATGATAACTGATGCGTTAAAAGTCTTCGTTACCGTTGTAGAACAAAGCCATTTCTCCAAAGCCGCAGAACTGCTGAATCTGTCCCAACCGGGGGTGAGCCTGCATATCAAAAATCTGGAGAATGAGCTGGGAGCCAAGCTGCTGCATCGTTCGCCAAAGCAGGTGTCCTTGACTGAAGCGGGGACGATCCTCTACAAACATGCCAAAGTCATTCAGGCCCGCTACGATGAAGCACGACAGGAGATCCAGATGCTGCGGGATGAGGTGACCGGAAGCATTCAGATCGGGGCCAGCTTCACCATAGGTGAATATATTTTGCCTAAGAAGCTGGCAGAATTCGCAGCGCAGTATCCGCAGGTCAACATCCAAGTTACCATCGGCAATACCCAGGAGATTCTGTCGGCGGTTAGGGGCAATCAACTGGATATCGGATTTGTGGAGGGTGAAGCACAAGCCTCGGCAGAACTTGACGTTATCCCTTACATGAAGGATGAGATGATCGTAGTAGCTCCTTCCGGTCATCCCCTCTCCGGTTCCGTCGTGGTAGAGCAAAATATGCTTCAGGATCAGGTCTGGGTGCTTCGTGAGTCGGGTTCAGGAACACGCGCGTTTAGCGATCATTTTATGGAAGAGACTGCGATCCGTCCCAAGCGGTCCTATGTCTTCACCAGCAGTCAGGGTGTGAAGGAAGCTGTTGCTGCGGGACTCGGAATTGCAATGGTATCCAGATGGATTGTTCATAAGGAGCTGGCAACCGGGGAAGTCGAAGAACTGCGAATCAGACAACTGCATCTGGAACGCAGCTTCTCCATCATTCGTCTCATCGAGCATTCACATTCCATGGCGCTTGACGTTTTCTTGCAAAAGCTTCTTTTCGTCAAAAAAGAGGGTTGA
- a CDS encoding discoidin domain-containing protein, whose amino-acid sequence MRNKYMMWSIVLTMLISNVFLSVGFPSPVSAAERPDLAQGKQVTASGYNQTYIPTNVIDNNQATYWESTNSAFPQWIQVDLGTNTTMDQIVLKLPKVWEKRTQTITVQGSTNGSSFTDIVASADYVFNPSVGENSVTIDFPAVETRYVRLSVTGNSEWPAAQLSTFEIYGPGSEGPTLPGPDPVDPPIPTEGSNIAIGKSITASSSTLSFVAANANDNNINSYWEGGSNPSSLTLDLGSNHQITSIVLKLNPDPVWSTRTQTIQVLGHNQDTTTFSNLVSAQSYTFNPASGNTVTIPVTATVKRLQLNITANSGAPAGQIAEFQVFGTPAPNPDLTITGMSWSPSSPVENNAVTLNAIVKNIGSAASPASSVNFYLNNELAGSSPVAALQAGASTTVSLNAGNKAAASYTLSAKVDENNQIIEENEGNNSYTHTSSLVVAPITSSDLVGTVSWSPGTPTANSTVTFTVNLKNQGNMASAGGTHGVTVVLKNAAGATLQTYSGSYTGTLAPGASVNVNVGTWNAATGNYNVTTTVAVDNNEAPVKQTNNVATTSLNVYSARGASMPYTRYDTDDATRGGSAALKSAPTFDQALTASEASGQRYIALPSNGSYAQWTVRQGEGGAGVTMRFTMPDSTDGMGLNGALDVYVNGTKAKTVPLTSYYNWQYFSSDHPGDTQSAGRPLFRFDEVHWKLDTPLKAGDTIRIQKNNGDNLEYGVDFLEIEPVQAVIPRPANSVSVTDFGAIANDGKDDLAAFEAAVQSAVSTGKTLYIPEGTFHLGNMWKIGTPTNMINNLTVVGAGIWHTNIQFTNPNAASGGISFRVQGKLDFSNIYMNSMLRSRYNENAVYKGFMDNFGKNSKVSNVWVEHFECGFWVGDYAHTPAIIADGLVIENSRIRNNLADGVNFAQGTSNSTVRNSSVRNNGDDGLAVWTSNVNGAPAGVNNTFSFNTIENNWRAAGIAFFGGSGHKATNNLIVDTVGGSAIRMNTVFPGYHFQNNTGILFSDTTIINSGTSKDLYNGERGAIDLEASNDSIKNVTFTNIDILNTQRSAVQFGYGGGFQNIVFNNININGTGLDGIETSRFTTPHKGAAIYTYTGNGSATFNNLTTSNIANPNVNQIQNGFNLIIQ is encoded by the coding sequence TTGCGCAACAAGTACATGATGTGGTCAATCGTATTAACGATGCTGATCTCGAACGTATTCCTGAGTGTCGGATTTCCATCTCCTGTATCAGCAGCCGAAAGGCCGGACCTGGCACAGGGCAAACAGGTGACCGCGAGCGGGTACAACCAAACATACATCCCGACCAATGTGATTGACAATAACCAAGCAACCTATTGGGAAAGTACCAATAGTGCGTTCCCCCAATGGATTCAAGTGGACCTTGGCACCAATACCACCATGGACCAAATTGTTTTGAAGCTTCCGAAAGTGTGGGAAAAGAGAACCCAAACGATAACGGTGCAAGGCAGCACGAACGGTTCATCGTTCACAGATATCGTAGCTTCTGCGGATTATGTATTTAATCCATCGGTGGGGGAGAACTCGGTTACTATCGATTTTCCTGCTGTTGAGACAAGGTACGTTCGCTTAAGCGTAACGGGCAATTCCGAGTGGCCGGCAGCTCAACTGTCGACATTTGAAATTTACGGTCCAGGCAGTGAGGGACCAACGCTACCTGGCCCCGATCCTGTGGATCCCCCAATCCCTACAGAGGGAAGCAACATCGCCATCGGGAAGTCGATAACTGCATCGTCCAGCACCTTATCTTTCGTAGCTGCGAATGCAAACGATAACAATATCAATTCGTACTGGGAAGGGGGCAGCAATCCAAGCTCACTGACGTTGGATCTCGGCTCCAATCATCAGATTACATCCATTGTACTTAAACTGAACCCGGATCCGGTCTGGAGCACCCGAACACAGACTATTCAAGTGCTTGGACATAACCAGGATACAACAACCTTCAGCAATCTGGTTTCCGCCCAATCATATACATTCAATCCGGCTTCCGGTAACACAGTGACCATTCCCGTTACAGCAACGGTTAAACGTCTGCAATTGAACATTACCGCGAACTCGGGCGCTCCTGCCGGGCAAATTGCTGAATTTCAGGTATTCGGTACACCTGCACCCAATCCTGATCTGACGATTACAGGTATGTCCTGGTCTCCATCGTCTCCAGTGGAGAACAATGCCGTCACCCTTAATGCTATCGTCAAAAACATTGGTTCTGCCGCTTCTCCAGCTTCAAGCGTCAACTTCTATCTGAACAACGAACTGGCGGGTTCCTCACCTGTAGCTGCTTTGCAAGCAGGGGCTTCGACTACGGTCTCGCTTAATGCTGGCAATAAAGCAGCTGCATCATATACGCTCAGTGCCAAGGTAGATGAGAATAACCAGATCATCGAAGAGAATGAAGGAAACAACAGTTACACACACACCTCTTCTTTGGTGGTTGCACCGATTACAAGTTCTGATCTGGTAGGCACGGTTTCTTGGAGTCCAGGAACCCCTACAGCAAACAGTACAGTAACATTTACAGTTAATTTGAAAAATCAAGGCAACATGGCCTCCGCAGGTGGTACACACGGAGTTACAGTGGTTCTCAAGAATGCTGCCGGAGCAACGCTTCAGACGTATAGTGGTTCCTATACCGGTACATTGGCACCCGGAGCTTCGGTCAATGTCAATGTAGGTACCTGGAATGCTGCAACCGGTAACTACAATGTGACAACTACCGTAGCAGTGGACAACAATGAAGCTCCGGTCAAACAAACGAATAACGTCGCTACAACAAGTTTGAACGTATATTCAGCCCGTGGTGCAAGCATGCCTTATACCCGGTATGATACGGATGATGCTACACGTGGTGGCAGTGCCGCATTGAAATCCGCACCGACCTTTGATCAGGCTCTGACGGCTTCGGAAGCCTCTGGCCAGCGCTATATCGCTCTTCCTTCCAACGGTTCCTATGCACAATGGACGGTTAGACAAGGGGAGGGAGGCGCAGGTGTAACCATGCGATTCACGATGCCGGATTCCACAGATGGCATGGGTCTTAACGGCGCACTTGACGTCTATGTTAACGGGACCAAGGCCAAAACGGTTCCTTTGACCTCCTACTACAATTGGCAGTACTTCTCCAGTGATCATCCGGGGGATACGCAAAGTGCAGGACGTCCGTTGTTCCGTTTTGATGAAGTGCACTGGAAACTGGATACACCTCTAAAAGCTGGAGACACCATTCGTATTCAGAAAAACAATGGAGATAACCTGGAATACGGTGTGGATTTCCTCGAAATCGAACCCGTTCAAGCGGTAATCCCGCGCCCGGCTAACTCCGTCTCTGTAACCGATTTCGGTGCGATTGCAAATGATGGAAAAGATGACCTTGCCGCATTCGAAGCGGCAGTCCAATCCGCGGTATCCACAGGCAAGACTCTATATATCCCTGAGGGCACGTTCCATCTGGGCAATATGTGGAAAATTGGTACGCCGACAAATATGATTAACAACCTCACCGTTGTAGGTGCAGGCATCTGGCATACGAACATTCAATTTACCAACCCTAATGCAGCCTCAGGCGGGATTTCTTTCCGTGTGCAGGGCAAGCTGGATTTCAGCAATATTTATATGAATTCCATGCTGCGTTCGCGCTATAACGAGAATGCAGTTTACAAAGGCTTTATGGACAATTTTGGTAAAAATTCAAAGGTCAGCAACGTATGGGTCGAGCACTTTGAATGTGGTTTCTGGGTAGGGGATTACGCCCACACTCCTGCAATCATTGCCGATGGCCTTGTGATCGAGAACAGTCGTATTCGGAACAACCTTGCCGACGGTGTCAACTTTGCCCAAGGCACGAGCAATTCGACTGTACGCAACAGCAGCGTCCGCAACAATGGTGATGATGGTCTGGCCGTATGGACCAGCAACGTGAATGGTGCGCCTGCCGGTGTGAACAATACATTCTCGTTCAACACGATTGAGAATAACTGGCGCGCAGCAGGCATTGCATTCTTTGGTGGCAGCGGACATAAGGCAACCAACAACCTGATTGTTGACACGGTTGGCGGTTCGGCGATCCGGATGAACACTGTTTTCCCTGGATACCATTTCCAAAATAACACAGGTATTCTGTTCTCCGATACAACGATCATTAACAGCGGCACAAGTAAAGATCTGTACAATGGTGAACGCGGAGCTATTGATCTCGAAGCTTCCAACGATTCCATCAAGAACGTAACGTTTACCAATATTGATATACTCAACACGCAGCGCAGTGCCGTTCAATTCGGATACGGCGGCGGTTTCCAGAACATTGTGTTTAATAACATCAACATTAATGGTACTGGTCTGGACGGAATTGAGACATCTAGGTTCACAACTCCGCATAAAGGTGCAGCAATTTACACCTATACGGGTAATGGTTCTGCCACATTCAATAATCTGACAACAAGCAACATTGCCAACCCTAATGTGAATCAGATTCAAAATGGCTTTAATTTGATCATTCAATAA